In the genome of Candidatus Eisenbacteria bacterium, one region contains:
- a CDS encoding ABC transporter ATP-binding protein gives MRDVSLTVARGEFVAVTGPSGCGKSTLLHLLGLVDQPTSGEVFLDGRKVSALSDSERSELRLRRVGFVFQRFYLLPMLTAEENVWLPMMEAGMRSAARLERARELLRYVGLEERGRHRPAHLSGGEMQRVAVARALANRPEVLLGDEPTGELDAANSEQIGTLLRKLAHDGTAVVVVTHNPEISALADRVVKLRDGREAG, from the coding sequence CTGCGCGACGTGTCGCTCACCGTGGCGCGCGGCGAGTTCGTGGCCGTGACCGGCCCGTCCGGATGCGGCAAGTCCACCTTGCTGCACCTGCTGGGCCTGGTGGACCAGCCCACCTCGGGCGAGGTGTTCCTGGATGGACGCAAGGTCTCCGCGCTGAGTGATTCAGAACGCTCGGAACTGCGGCTGCGGCGCGTCGGGTTCGTGTTCCAGAGGTTCTACCTGCTGCCCATGCTGACCGCCGAGGAAAACGTGTGGCTGCCCATGATGGAGGCGGGGATGCGCTCCGCCGCCCGCCTGGAGCGGGCACGCGAGTTACTGCGCTACGTGGGCCTGGAGGAGCGCGGCCGTCACCGGCCCGCTCACCTCTCCGGCGGAGAGATGCAGCGCGTGGCGGTGGCCCGTGCCCTGGCCAACCGCCCGGAGGTGCTCCTGGGCGACGAGCCCACCGGCGAGCTGGATGCCGCCAACAGCGAGCAGATCGGAACGCTGCTGCGCAAGCTGGCGCATGACGGCACCGCTGTGGTGGTGGTGACGCACAACCCCGAGATCTCCGCGTTGGCGGACCGGGTGGTGAAGCTCCGCGACGGGCGGGAGGCGGGGTGA
- a CDS encoding FtsX-like permease family protein, with product MIGFLAVRNLVRSRSRTLLLWLGISVSGALLYDMVMLSGGLEASFHSILKEMNFDLRLTPRGVLPFSAGAVLRDGTRVLAVVRSDPRVEKTLGFFGTTLYMRRAGALRGEPVSTFATAATGVTPELFRVRAGRADSVTARTSVLLNRHLAAQLGVGVGDTVEVSGPRDSEVQRAARTARLPVAALGDFRFDTSHQNSCIVPMNVALDLRGAREEDPLSLVTVNLRRASDADAVARDLRARLPEAEVYRVDDLVRRVHGQLSYFTQFSAILGALSFAVAWLLISTLLVLSLNDRLGEMAVLRALGIRPVRLVWMLLAESLLFVAVSVPSGLVLGLVTSRFLDRLLLSGPGLPADLHFFVATPAATWQTVALLFLAGVLGALVPMTRVARLPISATLHEAVT from the coding sequence GTGATCGGCTTCCTGGCCGTGCGCAACCTGGTCCGCAGCCGCTCGCGCACGCTGCTGCTGTGGCTGGGCATCTCGGTGAGCGGCGCGCTGCTCTACGACATGGTGATGCTCTCGGGCGGGCTGGAGGCCAGCTTCCACTCCATCCTCAAGGAGATGAACTTCGACCTGCGTCTCACGCCCCGCGGCGTGCTGCCGTTCTCGGCCGGTGCCGTGCTGCGGGACGGCACGCGGGTGCTGGCCGTGGTGCGCTCCGATCCGCGCGTGGAGAAGACGCTGGGGTTCTTCGGCACCACGCTCTACATGCGCCGGGCGGGCGCCCTCCGGGGGGAGCCGGTCTCGACATTCGCCACCGCCGCCACGGGTGTCACCCCCGAGCTGTTCCGGGTGCGGGCCGGCCGGGCCGACTCCGTGACCGCGCGCACCTCGGTGCTGTTGAACCGGCATCTGGCCGCGCAACTGGGGGTCGGTGTCGGGGACACGGTGGAGGTGTCCGGCCCGCGGGACTCCGAGGTGCAGCGCGCCGCGCGCACGGCGCGGCTGCCCGTGGCGGCGCTGGGGGACTTCCGCTTCGACACCTCGCACCAGAACAGTTGCATCGTGCCCATGAACGTGGCGCTGGACCTGCGCGGCGCGCGCGAGGAGGACCCGCTCTCGCTGGTCACGGTGAACCTGCGGCGCGCCTCGGACGCCGACGCCGTGGCGCGCGACCTGCGCGCCCGGCTGCCGGAGGCGGAGGTGTACCGGGTGGACGACCTGGTGCGGAGGGTGCACGGACAGCTCAGCTACTTCACGCAGTTCTCCGCCATCCTGGGTGCGCTGAGCTTCGCGGTGGCGTGGCTGCTCATCTCCACGCTGCTGGTGCTGTCCCTCAACGACCGGCTGGGGGAGATGGCGGTGCTGCGCGCTCTGGGGATCCGTCCCGTGCGGCTGGTGTGGATGCTGCTCGCCGAGAGCCTGCTGTTCGTGGCTGTGAGCGTGCCCTCGGGACTGGTGTTGGGACTGGTCACCTCGCGATTCCTCGACCGGCTGTTGCTGAGCGGTCCGGGCCTTCCGGCGGACCTGCACTTCTTCGTCGCCACCCCCGCGGCCACGTGGCAGACCGTGGCCCTGCTGTTCCTGGCCGGGGTGCTGGGGGCGCTGGTTCCCATGACGCGCGTGGCGCGCCTGCCGATCTCCGCCACGCTGCACGAGGCCGTGACGTGA
- a CDS encoding ABC transporter permease translates to MTPAPRSISPATHLAPATPPAVSPAAPALAALALCLAWAVPAAGAPAAVAAARPAATPAADRAAVAPVADPLPPILVSQRAARASGLRVGDVVRVSPDPGLRDARLARVAGIMPLKADPVDVGRGTLWVKMRLSDLAAVQDRPDDVDEIILKTRTPADAGLVRDRLNSLGTGYRAYTSEELARRTTQTFEVISLFHRAISIITLVAGAVFLLAILVFKAEERRRELGALRLIGVHRRSLVLFLCAEALGISLVGSAVGLVLGRVTVAALNAYYQRFYDTTLVFAALTPLVAWESVLLGVGFGLAAGLVVALRVVRVPPLKLLGR, encoded by the coding sequence ATGACCCCCGCGCCGCGATCGATTTCCCCGGCAACTCATCTCGCGCCGGCCACGCCGCCAGCCGTATCGCCGGCCGCGCCGGCGCTCGCGGCCCTGGCGCTGTGTCTCGCGTGGGCCGTTCCCGCCGCGGGCGCCCCCGCGGCAGTCGCCGCCGCACGGCCGGCCGCCACACCCGCCGCCGACCGGGCCGCGGTCGCCCCAGTCGCCGATCCCCTCCCGCCCATCCTGGTCAGCCAGCGCGCGGCGCGCGCCTCCGGCCTGCGCGTGGGCGACGTGGTGCGCGTGAGCCCCGACCCGGGCCTCCGCGACGCGAGGCTGGCGCGCGTCGCCGGCATCATGCCGCTCAAGGCGGATCCCGTGGACGTGGGTCGCGGCACGCTCTGGGTGAAGATGCGCCTGAGCGACCTGGCCGCGGTGCAGGACCGGCCCGACGACGTGGACGAGATCATCCTCAAGACCCGCACGCCGGCGGACGCGGGCCTGGTCCGCGACCGGCTGAACAGCCTCGGAACCGGATACCGCGCCTACACCAGCGAGGAGCTCGCCCGCCGCACCACGCAGACCTTCGAGGTCATCTCGCTGTTCCACCGCGCGATCAGCATCATCACGCTGGTGGCGGGTGCGGTGTTCCTGCTGGCCATCCTGGTGTTCAAGGCGGAGGAGCGGCGCCGCGAGCTGGGCGCGCTGCGCCTGATCGGGGTGCACCGGCGCAGCCTGGTGCTGTTCCTGTGCGCCGAGGCGCTGGGCATCTCGCTGGTCGGCAGCGCCGTGGGGCTGGTGCTGGGGCGTGTCACTGTGGCGGCGCTCAACGCGTACTATCAGCGCTTCTATGACACCACGCTGGTGTTCGCCGCGCTCACCCCCCTGGTGGCGTGGGAATCGGTGCTGCTGGGCGTGGGCTTCGGGCTGGCCGCCGGGCTGGTGGTGGCGCTGCGCGTGGTGCGCGTGCCGCCGCTGAAGTTGCTGGGAAGGTGA
- a CDS encoding acyl-CoA dehydrogenase family protein, with protein MPAFTGSDFYDMDSLLTEEERMVRDSVRQFVEDRVTPIIEAHYEAATFPAELVGEMAALGLFGATLPAEYDCAGLGAVAYGLAMQELERGDSGLRSFASVQGALVMYPIFAYGTEEQRRKYLPRMARGELIGCFGLTEPDFGSNPAGMVTRARETREGWLLNGAKMWITNGTVADVAVVWAKTEGDHVQGFLVEKGTPGFSAPEQKRKHSLRASVTSELVFQDCLVPRENVLPGAKGLRAALGCLSQARYGIAWGALGSAMACFAAAVDYSKTRVQFDRPIGGFQLVQAKLADMVTEITKGQLLCLQLGRLKEQGRESFAQVSMAKRNNVAAALDIARAARDILGANGITAEYPVMRHMCNLESVKTYEGTHSIHTLILGEAVTGIPAYR; from the coding sequence ATGCCCGCGTTCACCGGCAGCGACTTCTACGACATGGACTCGCTCCTCACCGAGGAGGAGCGGATGGTCCGCGACTCGGTCCGCCAGTTCGTCGAGGACCGGGTGACCCCCATCATCGAGGCCCACTACGAGGCGGCCACCTTCCCGGCCGAGCTGGTGGGGGAGATGGCCGCGCTGGGCCTGTTCGGCGCCACGCTGCCGGCGGAGTACGACTGCGCGGGCCTGGGTGCGGTGGCCTACGGGCTGGCCATGCAGGAACTGGAGCGCGGCGACAGCGGGCTGCGCAGCTTCGCCTCGGTGCAGGGCGCCCTGGTGATGTATCCCATCTTCGCCTACGGCACCGAGGAGCAGCGCCGGAAGTACCTTCCGCGCATGGCGCGCGGAGAGCTGATCGGTTGCTTCGGCCTCACCGAGCCGGACTTCGGCTCGAATCCGGCCGGCATGGTCACGCGCGCCCGCGAGACGCGCGAGGGCTGGCTGCTGAACGGCGCCAAGATGTGGATCACAAACGGTACCGTCGCCGACGTGGCGGTGGTGTGGGCCAAGACCGAGGGCGATCACGTCCAGGGCTTCCTGGTGGAGAAGGGCACGCCGGGCTTCAGCGCGCCGGAGCAGAAGCGCAAGCACTCGCTGCGCGCCTCGGTGACCTCCGAGCTGGTGTTCCAGGACTGCCTGGTGCCGCGGGAAAACGTGCTGCCGGGGGCGAAGGGGTTGCGTGCGGCGCTGGGCTGCCTGTCCCAGGCGCGCTACGGCATCGCATGGGGCGCACTGGGCTCGGCGATGGCGTGCTTCGCGGCGGCGGTGGACTACTCGAAGACCCGGGTGCAGTTCGACCGTCCCATCGGCGGCTTCCAGCTGGTGCAGGCGAAGCTTGCCGACATGGTGACCGAGATCACCAAGGGCCAGCTGCTGTGCCTGCAGCTGGGGAGGCTCAAGGAACAGGGCCGCGAGAGCTTCGCGCAGGTCTCGATGGCCAAGCGCAACAACGTGGCGGCCGCCCTGGATATCGCGCGCGCCGCGAGGGACATCCTGGGCGCCAACGGCATCACGGCCGAATACCCGGTGATGCGCCACATGTGCAACCTCGAGTCGGTGAAGACCTACGAGGGCACGCACAGCATCCATACCCTGATCCTGGGTGAGGCCGTCACCGGGATCCCGGCCTATCGCTGA